One Malania oleifera isolate guangnan ecotype guangnan chromosome 9, ASM2987363v1, whole genome shotgun sequence DNA segment encodes these proteins:
- the LOC131163591 gene encoding secreted RxLR effector protein 161-like produces MAPARVFALAPGNVKAAGNVVTGELSPQTNEEKEHMSHVPYASVVGSLMYVMYLRGTSYVGLVFERSSVDTSKSVVGFMDFDYAEDMDKRRSLTDYIFTRLGSAVSWKATLQPTVVLSTTEAEYMTLTEVMKEAIWLRTDNPTDMMTKAVQTSKFNYYSILVGVRKT; encoded by the exons atggccccagccagggtcTTCGCTTTGGCGCCGGGCAATGTTAAGGCGGccggcaacgtggtgacag GGGAATTGTCACCACAGACTAATGAGGAGAAGGAACATATGTCACATGTTCCTTATGCTAGTGTTGTTGGCAGTcttatgtatgtcatg TATTTACGGGGTACTTCATATGTTGGTCTGGTATTTGAGCGTAGCAGCGTTGACACTTCTAAAAGTGTTGTTGGATTTATGGACTTTGATTATGCAGAAGATATGGACAAAAGGAGATCCCTGACTGATTATATTTTCACTCGATTAGGATCTGCTGTTAGTTGGAAAGCAACTTTACAACCAACCGTTGTTCTTTCCACTACTGAGGCAGAGTATATGACATTGACTGAAGTAATGAAAGAAGCCATTTGGCTTAGAA CTGATAATCCAACAGATATGATGACAAAGGCTGTTCAGACAAGCAAGTTCAACTACTACTCAATCTTGGTTGGTGTCCGCAAGACGTAA